The Papaver somniferum cultivar HN1 unplaced genomic scaffold, ASM357369v1 unplaced-scaffold_75, whole genome shotgun sequence genome includes the window TATGGCTTGAGGAAAATTAAATCGTGAGGATGTATAAAATAAGAAGGAATTGGTGTTTCTGCcaattatgaagaagaagattgagtccTGTTATGAATCGAGAACTAGGGTTTTCTTTGTGAATCGTTAATCGAGTTAGAAATTGAGAAATTAAAGATGGGTTTGGTGAATAGATATTAGGGTTCTTGGATGTAATTGAATCAAGTGAATGACATTGAAATTAAGGTTTTAGGGGAAGGATTAGAGATGTGTATGTTTGATTTGAAATTTTTATTGATGTTGTGAAGCTGTAAATAAATTGAAGAAGGTGATGTTGAAGTTGAATCGAATTACAGgccgtggtggtggtggtagaggcagaggaggaggtcgtggtggtggtggaatgaaaGCTTGTTGCTGCTATACTTGGCGGTGTTGACAATATTTGGATTGTAAGTATTGTTTGTGTATGATCTTTGGGATTTCACTttgtgtttttaattttttttttaaattttgtcaTTGTTTTAACACTAATGATGTTTGATTTGCAACTTCAGGTACCTGGAGCTAGAGTTTTGTATCTTGGGGATGCTATGGGGACAGAAATCATCATCAGAGCTACTAGAACCCAAAATGTTCTTGGTATAAAAACTAAACTCTTAATAACTATTACCTgttgtttgtatatatatttttgtatagATCTGATGAATTAGGGATTTGATTTGTTGGTTGGATTTTTATAGGTGAGAAGGAAAGGAGGATTAGAGTACTGACTTCTGTAGTACAGAAGAGGTTTAAGTTCCCTGAGAACACCTACATCTGCAGTCCTCTTCTTGTAAGCAAATCCGAACTCCAAATTCTCTATTATCTGAGACAATTATGTTTGAAGGGTTTGTCATTTTTTTCTGTATCTTTTCAGGGGCATGGTCCTAGTATGCTACCAACTCTGAATCTAACAGGCGATTGGATATTGTCGGAAAAGGTATTGAATCTTTCAGGGAAGGTGCATAATGGAGATATAGTGACTGCACGCTCACCTGAAAATCCAAAAAAGTTTGTTGTTAAGCGAATTATGGGTATGGAAGGAGATACTGTAACTTACATTGTCGACCCCAAGAATTCGGAGAAATGTCGAACTATTACGGTAATAATTGTGTATGTTGGTTGGAACTCTACAAAAATTGAACCTATGAAACAAGTTTTCAATTATGTGTTGCTCTTCTTTCAAGATTGTGTTGGTTCCATTATAATTTAAGTGTCTCTCAAGGATGTTGTTAATGTTACTACCTTTTTTAACTGGTCTGAAACAGGTGCCAAAAGGACATGTTTGGATCCAGGAAGATAACATATATTCCTCAAATGATTCGCGCCGTTTTGGTTCTATCCCGTATGGTCTTATTGAAGGCAAGGTCTTTTTCAGGGAAAGTTTTGTTTTGGTCTGTTCTTTCATTTATACATGTATTGAGGGACACACAGATATTGCAAGACTAGTAATGTTACCAGTAAGTCATACGGATATATCTGCACATCAAGAAGCTATAGCAGGCATGTTACATGTGATTGTTTCCAAGTGGAAAAAGAAGAGTGATAAGAACTGGGATGTCCAGTTGCAAACCAGATTGTTCACTAAATAATATAGGTCTTAACCTTAGGTACTTTGTTGagcaatagtaaaaaaaaaaggaaaaaaaaaggttttttggTTTGGCCCAAACCATTTCAGTCTTCCTTTCTAGATGGATGCTAGAACAATTTTACAAAGAATCTTGTCGAATATTATATTTGTATCCCAATCAATGAACTTCTGTCCTGACTATAATCGTGAAAATTGCATATACAGGTTGTTTTAAACTGAATACCTTTTTAAGTTGCAATATGTGCACAATTGCACAGAAGTGTTGCAAATATTGCTTCTGGATTCAGAGGTAAACTACCCTTATAATTCCCAGACCACAGAACCAATTTTATGGACATCACAACAGTGCTCGGACTCTTCATTTTATCCTCATCAGCCTCCATCAGTGAACCCATTTCATCAATCTTATCCTCACGGCACCACCATTGTCTCACCTTCTGAACATTGCCAGTCTTGTTCCCAAATTCGCTCTAAACACTAAGAAATTCATCACATCTACTGTCAAAATCCTATCCACCAGCAACCCAATTGTGTGGCTCACTAACATATAGGTTTTTTGATGTGTAAGTCCAATGTTTTTGCGCAATTGATGTGAGAATTAACTTGGCTTTGCTATAATTGGTAGTGATATTTCGCAGTTCCCAAGCATTTTCGTCACTAATTTTGTTGTAGGAGTAAAAGTTCACTTTTTAGCTGTTGCTTTTGTAGATTTGGCCAGTTCATGGATTTGGATCACTGGGACAAGAACTCTAGTATCGATTTGATAAGATAGGTGATTTCGTAACTGTAACAGTTTTGCTTTCTCATTTTGGATTCTGTTTGCATATGAGTGCATCTCGAAATTCCCCAATACTTTTATCTGGGACAACAAATTTTATGTGAATTTGATATGTGCATAATGTGATTCATCTTCAAATTCAGTACCCTGTAAACCCCAATCTAGTTTATTAGGACAACCTCCATAATCTATACCACCATTTCAGCGGGTCTCAGCAAACGAAATGAATGaaagttgaattttat containing:
- the LOC113344240 gene encoding mitochondrial inner membrane protease subunit 1-like isoform X1; its protein translation is MGTEIIIRATRTQNVLGEKERRIRVLTSVVQKRFKFPENTYICSPLLGHGPSMLPTLNLTGDWILSEKVLNLSGKVHNGDIVTARSPENPKKFVVKRIMGMEGDTVTYIVDPKNSEKCRTITVPKGHVWIQEDNIYSSNDSRRFGSIPYGLIEGKVFFRESFVLVCSFIYTCIEGHTDIARLVMLPVSHTDISAHQEAIAGMLHVIVSKWKKKSDKNWDVQLQTRLFTK
- the LOC113344240 gene encoding mitochondrial inner membrane protease subunit 1-like isoform X2 produces the protein MGTEIIIRATRTQNVLGEKERRIRVLTSVVQKRFKFPENTYICSPLLGHGPSMLPTLNLTGDWILSEKVLNLSGKVHNGDIVTARSPENPKKFVVKRIMGMEGDTVTYIVDPKNSEKCRTITVPKGHVWIQEDNIYSSNDSRRFGSIPYGLIEDLASSWIWITGTRTLVSI
- the LOC113344240 gene encoding mitochondrial inner membrane protease subunit 1-like isoform X3 codes for the protein MGTEIIIRATRTQNVLGEKERRIRVLTSVVQKRFKFPENTYICSPLLGHGPSMLPTLNLTGDWILSEKVLNLSGKVHNGDIVTARSPENPKKFVVKRIMGMEGDTVTYIVDPKNSEKCRTITVPKGHVWIQEDNIYSSNDSRRFGSIPYGLIEA